A section of the Citrus sinensis cultivar Valencia sweet orange chromosome 8, DVS_A1.0, whole genome shotgun sequence genome encodes:
- the LOC102609140 gene encoding mitogen-activated protein kinase 13-like, producing the protein MENESMVMKDRGIPLYGGKYVQYNILGNLFQVSSKYVPPLQPIGRGAYGIVCSAVNSETKEEVAIKKITNAFDNRIDAKRILREIKLLCHMTHENIVKVKDIIPPMDKEKFNDVYIVYELMDTDLHQIIRSKQALTDDHCQYFLYQLLRGLKYIHSANVLHRDLKPSNLLLNANCDLKICDFGLARTTSETDFMTEYVVTRWYRAPELLLNCSEYTAAIDIWSVGCIFMEIMQRDTLFPGKDYVQQLTMITELLGSPDDSDLGFLRSDNARRYVKQLPHVPKQPFSQKFPNMSPVAIDLAERMLVFDPAKRITVEEALNHPYLSSLHEINEEPTCPYPFNFDFEQTSMNEEDIKELILRECLNFNPDHMLE; encoded by the exons atggagaacgAATCGATGGTGATGAAAGACAGAGGGATTCCACTGTACGGTGGCAAATACGTACAGTACAATATTCTAGGAAACCTCTTTCAGGTCTCCTCTAAGTATGTTCCTCCTCTTCAGCCTATTGGTCGCGGCGCATACGGCATCGtttg TAGTGCTGTAAATTCAGAGACAAAAGAAGAGGttgcaataaagaaaattacgaATGCATTCGATAACAGGATTGATGCCAAGAGGATCCTCCGTGAGATCAAACTCCTCTGTCACATGACTCATGAGAAT ATTGTCAAGGTGAAGGACATAATACCACCGATGGATAAGGAAAAGTTCAATGACGTTTATATTGTATATGAGTTGATGGATACTGATCTGCATCAGATAATACGCTCCAAACAGGCTCTGACTGATGATCATTGTCAG TATTTCCTATACCAATTGCTGCGGGGACTGAAGTACATACACTCTGCTAATGTTTTGCACCGAGATTTAAAACCAAGCAACCTGCTGCTCAATGCAAACTGTGATCTTAAGATTTGTGACTTTGGACTAGCAAGAACCACTTCAGAGACAGATTTCATGACGGAGTATGTTGTAACCCGATGGTATCGAGCCCCTGAATTGCTGCTTAACTGTTCAGAATATACTGCAGCTATTGATATTTGGTCGGTTGGTTGCATTTTCATGGAGATTATGCAAAGGGATACTCTTTTTCCTGGTAAAGACTACGTTCAACAGTTGACAATGATAACTGAG CTATTAGGTTCACCGGATGATTCAGATCTTGGATTCCTAAGAAGTGATAATGCCCGGAGATATGTTAAGCAGCTTCCACATGTCCCCAAGCAACCCTTTTCTCAGAAGTTCCCCAATATGTCTCCCGTGGCAATTGACCTTGCAGAGAGAATGCTAGTGTTCGATCCGGCCAAACGCATAACAG TGGAGGAAGCATTAAACCATCCATATCTATCAAGTCTTCATGAGATCAATGAGGAGCCTACCTGTCCGTATCCTTTCAACTTTGATTTTGAACAGACATCCATGAATGAAGAAGATATAAAGGAGCTCATATTGAGAGAGTGTTTGAACTTCAACCCAGATCACATGCTCGAGTAA
- the LOC102609429 gene encoding uncharacterized protein YKR070W, giving the protein MRLSILAVAKALQSQNKKKLSPLLFSFSTASRSFSQLSSQSQRPSFGIAFDIDGVVLLGNTPIGGSNKALKRLYQHSGDLRIPYIFLTNGGGFRESKRATELSKLLGVNILPCQVVQGHSPFKQLFNRFENEFIVAVGKGEPAAVMADYGFKNVLSIDEYASYFDGIDPLAQYKKWNIKHAASENRTFKEMAPTICSQRVQAAFIVSDSVDWSRDIQVLCDILRTGGLPGRETGHQPHLYFANDDLKYQATFPSERLGMGAFRIALESIFNRIHPNPLEYTSFGKPNPLVFQNAELALKQLVLSLCPNAHVVNHATSESHHFRTLYMIGDNPSVDIKGARQAGRPWFSILTRTGVFKGKENSSEFPADLVVDTVEEAVEYILRKESI; this is encoded by the exons atGAGGCTCTCAATTCTCGCAGTCGCCAAAGCTCTGCAGagccaaaacaaaaagaagctATCACCACTTCTATTCTCATTCTCCACAGCTTCTCGATCATTCTCACAGCTGAGCTCACAATCTCAACG GCCTTCGTTTGGCATTGCTTTCGACATAGACGGTGTCGTTCTTTTAGGAAACACTCCCATTGGTGGCTCTAATAAAGCTCTCAAAAGGCTGTACCAACATTCCG GTGATTTGAGGATCCCTTACATTTTCTTGACCAATG GAGGTGGTTTTCGTGAATCTAAAAGAGCCACTGAGTTAAGCAAACTTCTGGGTGTGAATATTCTACCTTGTCAG GTAGTACAAGGCCATTCACCTTTTAAACAGCTCTTTAATAG ATTTGAGAACGAATTCATTGTTGCCGTTGGTAAAGGTGAACCTGCTGCGGTAATGGCTGATTATGGATTTAA AAATGTGCTTTCAATAGATGAGTATGCATCCTACTTTGACGGCATTGATCCTCTCGCACAATATAAGAAGTGGAATATTAAACATGCTGCTAGTGAAAATAGAACTTTTAAGGAGATGGCTCCGACTATTTGCTCCCAGAGAGTTCAAGCAGCATTTATAGTTAGTGATTCTGTTGACTGGAGCAGAGACATTCAG GTTCTTTGTGACATTTTAAGAACTGGAGGTCTACCTGGAAGGGAAACTGGACACCAGCCGCATTTGTATTTTGCAAATGATGATCTTAAATACCAG GCTACTTTCCCTTCTGAACGTCTGGGTATGGGAGCTTTCAGAATTGCACTGGAATCCATTTTCAATAG AATTCACCCAAACCCTCTGGAGTATACTTCTTTTGGCAAGCCAAATCCATTAGTTTTTCAGAACGCTGAGTTGGCACTAAAGCAACTAGTTCTTTCTCTTTGTCCTAATGCTCATGTTGTGAATCATGCAACTTCTGAAAGTCATCATTTTAGAACGCTGTACATGATTGGAGATAACCCTTCAGTTGACATTAAAGGAGCACGCCAG GCCGGGCGACCCTGGTTTTCTATTCTGACTAGGACTGGGGTTTTCAAGGGAAAGGAAAATAGTTCTGAGTTTCCGGCAGATCTG GTCGTTGACACCGTGGAGGAAGCTGTGGAGTATATATTGAGAAAGGAGTCCATCTAA
- the LOC102609695 gene encoding enoyl-[acyl-carrier-protein] reductase, mitochondrial yields the protein MHSLTRATLPALTKLERSKMALARSVALKLINRSISAASIEWARARRVQAQRVRAFSALMSPPSKAVVYEREGPPDSVIKMIELPPVEVKENDVCVKMLAAPINPSDINRIEGVYPVRPKVPAVGGYEGVGEVYSVGSAVTRLAPGDWVIPSPPSSGTWQSYVVKDQSVWHKISKDSPMEYAATIIVNPLTALRMLEDFTTLNSGDSIVQNGATSIVGQCIIQIARHRGIHSINIIRDRAGSDEAKEKLKGLGADEVFTESQLEVKNVKGFLANLPEPALGFNCVGGNSASMVLKFLSQGGTMVTYGGMSKKPITVSTSSFIFKDLSLKGFWLQKWLSSEKATECRNMIDYLLCLAREGKLKYDMELVPFNNFQTALSKALGLHGSQPKQVIKF from the exons ATGCACTCATTGACACGAGCAACTTTGCCTGCGCTAACCAAACTGGAAagatcaaagatggcattGGCAAGATCAGTGGCGCTAAAACTGATAAACAGATCAATTTCAGCAGCAAGTATCGAATGGGCCCGTGCTCGTCGGGTCCAAGCCCAACGAGTTCGGGCCTTCTCGGCTCTAATGTCGCCGCCGTCAAAGGCTGTCGTCTACGAGCGGGAGGGCCCGCCCGACTCAGTCATCAA AATGATAGAGTTACCGCCGGTGGAAGTGAAAGAGAATGACGTGTGCGTTAAAATGTTAGCTGCTCCTATCAACCCTTCTGATATCAATCGCATTGAAG GGGTGTACCCGGTGAGGCCAAAAGTGCCAGCAGTTGGAGGGTATGAGGGTGTTGGAGAGGTGTATTCTGTCGGCTCTGCAGTTACGAGACTGGCCCCCGGTGATTGGGTCATCCCCTCTCCACCCTCATCAG GAACATGGCAGAGTTATGTTGTGAAAGATCAGAGTGTCTGGCACAAAATTAGTAAAGATTCACCTATGGAGTATGCTGCTACCATTATTGTTAATCCTTTGACTGCTTTAAGAATGCTTGAAGACTTCACAACTCTAAATTCAG GAGATTCTATCGTCCAAAATGGTGCAACAAGCATTGTGGGGCAGTGCATAATTCAGATTGCAAGACATCGTGGCATCCATAGCATTAATATTATAAGGGATAG GGCAGGGTCAGATGAAGCTAAGGAAAAGCTTAAAGGACTTGGTGCAGATGAAGTATTTACTGAGAGCCAGCTGGAAGTGAAAAATGTCAAGGGTTTTCTg GCTAATTTACCTGAACCTGCTTTGGGATTTAACTGTGTTGGGGGCAATTCTGCTTCTATGGTTCTCAAATTCTTGAG TCAGGGAGGAACTATGGTAACATATGGTGGAATGTCAAAGAAACCCATCACTGTATCAACTTCATCCTTCATATTTAAG GATCTTTCCTTGAAGGGCTTTTGGTTGCAAAAATGGTTGAGCTCAGAGAAAGCAACAGAGTGCAGAAATATGATAGATTATCTTCTGTGCCTAGCACGAGAagggaaattaaaatatga CATGGAGCTGGTTCCTTTCAACAATTTTCAGACTGCACTGAGTAAGGCACTTGGATTACACGGTAGCCAACCTAAACAAGTCATCAAGTTCTAA